One window of the Halobacteriovorax sp. JY17 genome contains the following:
- the recF gene encoding DNA replication and repair protein RecF (All proteins in this family for which functions are known are DNA-binding proteins that assist the filamentation of RecA onto DNA for the initiation of recombination or recombinational repair.) translates to MQSFKISKLQVTNFRNLQPDIIEFNSGINCILGENGNGKTNILEALHVLTTRKSFRKNTGFPQFLGIDCEKPEIIFSSVFLDDQENRISISGKMDSTATHWFVDGHPMKRKIDLKLVFINPFDSYSFHNTSSFRRQWMDQHISQLDGNYKKCLSRYNSSLRFRNSLLNKKPAMFREQIKAIDIELARYSAILTNIRLKFLLDIEDFCTQTFKEIFSEEHLLKISLDSRVIGLTEEDIFNMLQERLPKDEIVGHTTYCVHKDDYVLLFDGLNSFEYCSLGQQKMSYLSLLFAYIKLFRYNFNSFPMVLIDDVSGELDRNRWQKLIEFLERSSFQVLITTANEKFKEELETIHGANKIYVQAGSIANMPNLR, encoded by the coding sequence ATGCAAAGTTTTAAAATTTCTAAGCTGCAAGTGACAAACTTTAGAAACTTGCAGCCAGACATAATAGAATTCAATAGTGGTATTAATTGTATTCTAGGTGAAAATGGAAATGGCAAAACAAATATCTTAGAAGCCCTTCACGTTTTAACAACCAGAAAATCATTTCGTAAAAATACAGGTTTTCCACAATTCCTAGGTATTGATTGTGAAAAACCTGAAATAATATTTTCATCTGTTTTCTTAGATGATCAAGAAAATAGAATTAGTATTTCTGGAAAGATGGATTCAACAGCAACGCACTGGTTTGTTGATGGGCATCCAATGAAAAGAAAAATTGATCTTAAATTAGTGTTTATAAATCCTTTTGATTCTTATTCCTTTCATAACACGTCAAGTTTTAGAAGACAGTGGATGGACCAGCATATTTCTCAATTAGATGGGAATTATAAGAAATGTCTTTCGAGATATAACTCATCATTAAGATTTAGAAATTCTCTACTAAACAAGAAGCCTGCAATGTTTAGAGAGCAAATTAAGGCCATCGATATTGAACTTGCTCGGTATAGCGCTATACTCACAAATATACGGCTAAAGTTCTTATTAGATATCGAAGATTTTTGTACTCAAACTTTTAAAGAAATTTTCAGTGAAGAACATCTATTAAAAATTTCGCTCGATTCAAGAGTAATTGGTTTAACCGAAGAAGATATTTTTAACATGTTGCAAGAGAGACTTCCTAAAGACGAAATTGTTGGACACACAACTTACTGTGTTCACAAGGATGACTATGTGCTTCTTTTTGATGGTTTAAATTCTTTTGAATATTGCTCTCTAGGGCAACAAAAAATGAGCTATTTGAGCCTCTTATTTGCCTATATCAAGCTGTTTAGGTATAACTTTAACTCCTTTCCCATGGTCTTAATTGATGACGTCTCAGGCGAGCTAGATAGAAACCGATGGCAGAAGTTAATTGAGTTCTTAGAAAGGAGTTCGTTTCAAGTTTTAATAACAACAGCAAACGAAAAATTTAAAGAAGAATTAGAAACCATTCATGGTGCTAATAAAATTTATGTCCAAGCAGGTTCAATCGCGAACATGCCTAATTTAAGATGA
- the gyrB gene encoding DNA topoisomerase (ATP-hydrolyzing) subunit B has translation METENTSISKVGEKYDADQIKVLEGLEAVRKRPGMYIGDTSNRGLHHCVYEIVDNAVDEALAGYCTEIKVIIHVDNSVTVIDNGRGIPTDMHPTEGCSAAELVYTKLHAGGKFNEDGGAYKVSGGLHGVGAAVVNALSKWVKMEIKKHGKLHLLKFERGEAVAPLKVIGDLEDPKQTGTAITFKPDNEIFEVHEYNYDTLSNRFREMAFLNKGLSISLKDERSDKKDVFCYEGGIAEFVTYLNRAKTPVHKKVIAFTQAREDYEVEVAMQWTDSYSEVLSGYANAICTPGGGTHISGFKTAITRVLNAYAKDNNLLKGLKATLTGDDMREGMTAIISIKLPELQFEGQTKDKLGNSEVEGIVNSLVGEQLKQYLEENPSLAKTIVKKSVDAAAAREAARKARELTRRKTALVVSGLPGKMADCQEKDPARSEIYIVEGDSAGGSAKQGRDRKTQAVLPLKGKILNVEKARYDKMLANNEIKMIIQAMGTGVGKEQFDIAKLRYHKIIIMTDADVDGSHIRTLILTLLYRQFPELIENGYVYIAQPPLYKFKKGKSEKYLKDEKELEAFLTMNSLKDADITANGENLSADEARVLVNKYRNYTRTVQSYDVHFDSLLLRQLIERSEINSETLKDKVKLQAELDKLTEYFKLEEVNTLRTYTFSISEDLPHQSNQININVRTTGRTKKFKLNTYFLESPDYADLINGYDGMKSFTKAKFSIERDKTGVKEFDSLNEFAEHIIVDGKQGAYIQRYKGLGEMNPEQLWETTMNPDNRTLLQVRIEDTIEADQVFSVLMGDNVEPRRQFVEENALNVRNLDV, from the coding sequence TTGGAAACTGAAAACACATCAATTTCTAAGGTTGGCGAAAAGTATGATGCTGACCAAATTAAAGTTCTAGAAGGTTTAGAAGCTGTTAGAAAACGCCCTGGTATGTATATTGGTGATACATCAAATAGAGGATTACATCACTGCGTATATGAAATCGTTGATAATGCAGTTGATGAAGCTCTTGCAGGTTATTGTACAGAAATTAAAGTAATCATTCATGTTGATAACTCTGTTACAGTTATTGATAACGGAAGAGGAATCCCTACTGATATGCACCCTACTGAGGGATGTTCAGCGGCAGAACTCGTATATACAAAACTACATGCAGGTGGAAAATTTAATGAAGACGGTGGAGCTTATAAAGTTTCTGGTGGACTTCATGGTGTTGGTGCCGCTGTAGTTAATGCCCTTTCAAAATGGGTAAAAATGGAAATTAAGAAGCATGGTAAATTACATCTTCTTAAATTCGAAAGAGGAGAAGCAGTTGCTCCTTTAAAAGTTATTGGTGATCTAGAGGATCCTAAACAAACTGGGACGGCAATAACTTTTAAGCCTGATAATGAAATCTTTGAAGTTCATGAATATAACTACGACACTCTGTCAAATAGATTTAGAGAGATGGCTTTTTTAAATAAAGGCTTAAGTATTTCACTTAAAGATGAGCGTTCAGATAAGAAAGATGTTTTCTGTTATGAAGGTGGGATTGCTGAATTTGTTACCTATTTAAATAGAGCTAAAACACCAGTACATAAGAAAGTAATTGCATTTACACAAGCAAGAGAAGACTACGAAGTTGAAGTAGCTATGCAGTGGACTGATTCTTATTCTGAAGTTTTATCTGGTTATGCAAACGCTATTTGTACTCCGGGTGGTGGAACACATATTTCAGGATTTAAAACGGCTATAACTAGAGTTTTAAATGCTTACGCAAAAGATAATAATTTATTAAAAGGTTTAAAAGCGACTTTAACTGGTGATGATATGAGAGAAGGTATGACTGCCATTATCTCAATTAAATTACCCGAGCTACAATTCGAAGGTCAGACAAAAGATAAATTAGGAAACTCTGAAGTTGAAGGAATTGTTAACTCACTTGTCGGTGAGCAATTAAAGCAATACTTAGAAGAGAATCCAAGCTTAGCAAAAACAATTGTTAAGAAATCTGTTGATGCAGCTGCGGCAAGAGAAGCTGCAAGAAAAGCGAGAGAGCTAACTAGAAGAAAAACTGCTCTAGTTGTTTCAGGTCTTCCTGGGAAAATGGCTGATTGCCAAGAAAAAGATCCGGCACGTTCAGAAATTTATATTGTGGAAGGTGACTCGGCCGGTGGTTCTGCCAAACAAGGTCGAGATAGAAAAACACAAGCAGTACTTCCTCTAAAAGGGAAAATTCTAAATGTTGAAAAAGCTCGTTACGATAAGATGTTAGCGAACAACGAAATTAAAATGATTATTCAAGCGATGGGAACTGGTGTTGGTAAAGAGCAGTTTGATATTGCAAAGCTTAGATATCATAAAATTATTATTATGACCGATGCCGACGTGGATGGGTCACACATTAGAACACTGATACTTACTCTACTCTACAGACAATTCCCTGAGCTTATTGAAAACGGCTATGTTTATATTGCACAACCACCACTCTATAAATTTAAGAAAGGTAAATCTGAAAAATATCTTAAAGATGAAAAAGAGCTAGAAGCATTCTTAACAATGAATTCACTAAAAGATGCAGACATTACTGCTAACGGTGAAAATCTATCTGCTGATGAAGCCAGAGTGCTTGTCAATAAGTATAGAAATTATACTAGAACAGTTCAAAGTTATGATGTTCACTTTGATTCACTACTTCTTAGACAATTAATTGAAAGATCTGAAATTAATTCTGAAACTTTAAAAGATAAAGTGAAGCTACAAGCTGAATTAGATAAGCTAACAGAATACTTTAAATTAGAAGAAGTAAATACATTGAGAACATATACGTTTTCAATTTCTGAAGATCTTCCACACCAATCTAACCAGATCAATATCAATGTTAGAACTACTGGTAGAACAAAGAAATTTAAACTTAATACTTACTTTCTTGAATCACCAGACTATGCAGACTTAATAAATGGTTATGATGGAATGAAGTCATTTACTAAGGCAAAGTTTTCAATAGAGAGAGATAAAACTGGTGTTAAGGAATTTGATTCTTTAAACGAGTTTGCGGAACACATTATTGTTGATGGAAAACAAGGTGCTTATATACAACGTTATAAGGGACTTGGAGAAATGAACCCAGAACAACTTTGGGAAACAACAATGAACCCTGATAATAGAACTCTTCTACAAGTGCGTATCGAAGATACAATTGAAGCTGATCAAGTATTCTCTGTTCTTATGGGTGACAATGTCGAACCTAGAAGACAATTTGTTGAAGAGAATGCATTGAACGTTAGAAACTTAGACGTATAA